The Macaca thibetana thibetana isolate TM-01 chromosome 11, ASM2454274v1, whole genome shotgun sequence genome window below encodes:
- the ACRBP gene encoding acrosin-binding protein gives MRKPATGFLPSLLKVLLLPLAPAPAQDSTRASTPGSPLSPTEYEHFFALLTPTWKAETTCRLRATHGCRNPTLVQLDQYENHGLVPDGAVCSNLPYASWFESFCQFTQYRCSNHIYYAKRVLCSQPVSILSPNTLKEIDAPAELSPTTMTSPISPHFTGTERQAFQPWPERLSNNVEELLQSSLSLGGQEQAPERRQEQGVEHRQEPMQEHKQEEGREQEEQEEEQEEEGKQEEGQGTKEGLEAVSQLQTDSEPKFHSESLSSNPSSFTPRVREVESTPMMMENIQELIRSAQQMDEMNEIYDENSYWRNQNPGSLLQLPHTEALLVLCYSIVENTCIITPTAKAWKYMEEEILGFGKSVCDSLGRRHLSTCALCDFCSLKLEQCHSEASLQRQQCDTSHKTPFVSPLLASQSLSIGNQVGSPESGHFYGLDLYGGLRMDFWCARLATKGCEDVRVSGWLQTEFLSFQDGDFPTKICDTDYIQYPNYCSFKSQQCLMRNRNRKVSRMRCLQNETYSVLSPGKSEEVVLRWSQEFSTLTLGQFG, from the exons ATGAGGAAGCCAGCCACTGGCTTCCTTCCCTCACTCTTGAAGG TGCTGCTCCTGCCTCTGGCACCTGCCCCAGCCCAGGATTCGACTCGGGCCTCCACTCCAGGCAGCCCTCTCTCCCCCACCGAATACGAACACTTCTTCGCACTGCTGACTccaacctggaaggcagagactaCCTGCCGTCTCCGTGCAACCCATGGCTGCCGGAATCCCACACTCGTCCAGCTGGACCAATATGAAAACCATGGCTTAGTGCCCGATG GTGCTGTCTGCTCCAACCTCCCTTATGCCTCCTGGTTTGAGTCTTTCTGCCAGTTTACTCAGTACCGTTGCTCCAACCACATCTACTATGCCAAG AGAGTCCTGTGCTCCCAGCCAGTCTCTATTCTCTCACCTAACACTCTCAAGGAGATAGACGCTCCAGCTGAACTCTCGCCCACCACGATGACCTCCCCCATCTCACCCCACTTCACAG GGACAGAACGCCAGGCCTTCCAGCCCTGGCCTGAGAGGCTTAGCAACAACGTGGAAGAGCTCCTACAATCCTCCTTGTCCCTGGGAGGCCAGGAGCAAGCGCCAGAGCGCAGGCAAGAGCAAGGAGTGGAGCACAGGCAGGAGCCGATGCAAGAACACAAGCAGGAAGAGGGGCGGGAACAAGAAGAGCAAGAAGaggaacaggaagaggagggaaagcaGGAAGAAGGACAGGGGACTAAGGAGGGACTGGAGGCTGTGTCTCAGCTGCAGACAGACTCAGAGCCCAAGTTTCACTCTGAATCTTTATCTTCTAACCCTTCCTCCTTCACTCCCCGGGTGCGAGAAGTAGAGTCTACTCCCATGATGATGGAGAACATCCAGGAGCTCATTCGGTCAGCCCAGCAAAtggatgaaatgaatgaaatatatgaTGAGAACTCCTACTGGAGAAACCAAAACCCTGGCAG CCTCCTGCAGCTGCCCCACACAGAGGCCTTGCTGGTGCTGTGCTATTCGATTGTGGAGAATACCTGCATCATAACCCCCACAGCCAAGGCCTGGAAGTACATGGAGGAGGAGATCCTTGGTTTCGGGAAGTCG gtcTGTGACAGCCTTGGGCGGCGACACTTGTCTACCTGTGCCCTCTGTGACTTCTGCTCCCTTAAGCTGGAGCAATGCCACTCAGAGGCCAGCCTGCAGCGGCAACAATGTGACACCTCCCACAAGACACCCTTTGTCAGCCCCTTGCTTGCCTCCCAGAGCCTGTCCATTGGCAACCAG GTAGGGTCCCCAGAATCAGGCCACTTTTACGGGCTGGATTTGTACGGTGGGCTCCGCATGGACTTCTGGTGTGCCCGGCTTGCCACGAAGGGCTGTGAAGATGTTCGAGTCTCTGGGTGGCTCCAGACTGAGTTCCTTAGTTTCCAGGATGGGGATTTCCCCACCAAG ATTTGTGACACAGACTATATCCAGTACCCAAACTACTGTTCCTTCAAAAGCCAGCAGTGTCTGATGAGAAACCGGAATCGGAAG GTGTCCCGCATGAGATGTCTGCAGAACGAGACTTACAGTGTGCTGAGCCCTGGCAAAAGTGAGGAAGTTGTGCTTCGATGGAGCCAGGAGTTCAGCACCTTGACTCTAGGCCAGTTCGGATGA
- the ING4 gene encoding inhibitor of growth protein 4 has product MAAGMYLEHYLDSIENLPFELQRNFQLMRDLDQRTEDLKAEIDKLATEYMSSARSLSSEEKLALLKQIQEAYGKCKEFGDDKVQLAMQTYEMVDKHIRRLDTDLARFEADLKEKQIESSDYDSSSSKGKKKGRTQKEKKAARARSKGKNSDEEAPKTAQKKLKLVRTSPEYGMPSVTFGSVHPSDVLDMPVDPNEPTYCLCHQVSYGEMIGCDNPDCSIEWFHFACVGLTTKPRGKWFCPRCSQERKKK; this is encoded by the exons GTATTGAAAACCTTCCCTTTGAATTACAGAGAAACTTTCAGCTCATGAGGGACCTAGACCAAAGAACAGAGG ACCTGAAGGCTGAAATTGACAAGTTGGCCACTGAGTATATGAGTAGCGCCCGCAGCCTGAGCTCCGAGGAAAAATTGGCCCTTCTCAAACAGATCCAGGAAGCCTATGGCAAGTGCAAGGAATTTGGTGACGACAAGGTGCAGCTTGCCATGCAGACCTATGAGATG GTGGACAAACACATTCGGCGGCTGGACACAGACCTGGCCCGTTTTGAGGCTGATCTCAAGGAGAAACAGATTGAGTCAAGTGACTATGACAGCTCTTCCAGCAAAGGCAAAAAGA AAGGCCGGActcaaaaggagaagaaagctgCTCGTGCTCGTTCCAAAGGGAAAAACTCAGATGAAGAAGCCCCCAAGACTGCCCAGAAGAAGTTAAAGCTCGTGCGCAC AAGTCCTGAGTATGGGATGCCCTCAGTGACCTTTGGCAGTGTCCACCCCTCTGATGTGTTGGATATGCCTGTGGATCCCAACGAACCCACCTATTGCCTTTGTCACCAGGTCTCCTATGGAGAGATGATTGGCTGTGACAACCCTGAT TGTTCCATTGAGTGGTTCCACTTTGCCTGTGTGGGGCTGACGACCAAGCCTCGGGGGAAATG gTTTTGCCCACGCTGCTCCCAAGAAcggaagaagaaatag